Proteins encoded within one genomic window of Paenarthrobacter sp. JL.01a:
- a CDS encoding response regulator transcription factor encodes MVTRLVVVDRHQLMIDTLDAWLRRNAPDLVVGAGFTTVPTHLQEDAWTSLSATVAVLGTLDHRANLVPAVGHLVRTGLRVVVLATALDPWDAEAVRSAGALGYVPKAAGPEHMESALRAAAAGQQYVHPDAVGHIADSTPERVKLSPREQRLAELYLGSDPLPVRGVADAMGISEQTVKAHLHRIRQRYATAGVKVGNVISLRKQLTTDGWIS; translated from the coding sequence ATGGTGACGCGGCTGGTGGTGGTGGACCGGCACCAACTGATGATCGACACACTGGACGCCTGGCTGCGCCGCAATGCGCCTGACCTGGTGGTCGGGGCAGGCTTCACCACCGTTCCAACCCATCTCCAAGAAGACGCCTGGACCAGCCTGTCCGCGACCGTGGCGGTCCTGGGAACCCTTGACCACCGCGCAAACCTTGTCCCCGCAGTCGGTCACCTGGTCCGGACGGGCTTACGTGTGGTGGTCCTGGCTACGGCACTGGACCCGTGGGATGCCGAGGCCGTCCGCTCTGCCGGAGCCCTGGGCTACGTTCCCAAAGCGGCGGGGCCTGAGCACATGGAGTCGGCCCTCCGTGCGGCCGCCGCCGGACAGCAGTACGTGCATCCTGATGCCGTGGGCCACATAGCGGACAGCACGCCGGAACGCGTCAAGCTGTCACCGCGCGAGCAACGCCTCGCCGAGCTGTATCTCGGCAGCGATCCCCTGCCCGTGCGCGGGGTGGCCGACGCCATGGGCATCAGCGAACAGACCGTCAAGGCCCATCTGCACAGGATCCGGCAGCGCTATGCCACCGCGGGCGTCAAAGTGGGCAACGTCATCAGCCTGCGCAAGCAGCTAACGACTGACGGCTGGATCAGCTGA